Proteins from a genomic interval of Undibacterium parvum:
- a CDS encoding ABC transporter ATP-binding protein: MEKLDAKYIEINNVEMRFNTKKGSFHALRDINLSVAKGEFITLIGHSGCGKSTLLNLIAGLTTASSGTLLCANREIAGPSPERGVVFQNHSLLPWLTCYENVYLAVERVFGARENGTKLQKRTMQALSLVGLTHAENKRPNEISGGMKQRVGIARALAIEPKVLLLDEPFGALDALTRAHLQDELLKIVAKTASTVVMVTHDVDEAVLLSDRIVMMTNGPAATIGEILSVKLERPRERVALSQDPLYAEYRSAVLEFLYHRQSHPAKDAA; the protein is encoded by the coding sequence ATGGAAAAGTTAGATGCGAAATACATAGAGATCAACAATGTCGAGATGCGTTTTAATACCAAGAAAGGGAGTTTTCACGCTCTGCGTGATATTAATCTTAGTGTCGCCAAGGGTGAGTTTATTACCCTGATAGGCCACTCGGGTTGCGGTAAATCGACTTTGCTCAACCTGATCGCTGGCTTGACGACCGCCAGTTCCGGCACACTGTTGTGCGCTAATCGTGAAATCGCCGGGCCTTCGCCTGAGCGCGGCGTGGTGTTTCAGAACCACTCGCTACTGCCTTGGCTCACTTGCTATGAAAATGTGTATCTGGCGGTGGAGCGGGTCTTTGGCGCAAGGGAAAATGGCACCAAATTACAGAAGCGTACTATGCAAGCCTTGTCGCTGGTCGGCCTCACTCACGCGGAAAACAAACGTCCGAATGAAATTTCAGGCGGCATGAAACAAAGGGTGGGGATCGCGCGCGCCTTGGCGATTGAGCCTAAGGTGCTACTGCTGGATGAACCCTTTGGCGCTCTCGATGCCTTGACGCGCGCCCATTTGCAAGACGAGTTGCTGAAGATCGTCGCCAAGACCGCATCGACCGTGGTGATGGTGACGCATGATGTGGATGAGGCGGTGTTGCTCTCTGACCGTATCGTGATGATGACCAACGGCCCGGCGGCCACCATAGGCGAAATTCTAAGCGTCAAACTGGAGCGTCCGCGCGAGCGGGTCGCGCTCTCGCAAGACCCCTTGTATGCCGAATATCGCAGCGCCGTACTGGAGTTTTTATACCACCGCCAATCGCATCCAGCCAAGGATGCTGCCTAA
- a CDS encoding CmpA/NrtA family ABC transporter substrate-binding protein, which produces MSIQTPKNKSEDFTTVEAHLDSTQTNLQRRHFLQGAAVVAGAGVVGLRSGGVWAAGSDKPEKEEVRIGFIPLTDCASIVMASVLGFDKKYGIKIIPTKESSWASVRDKLVNGELDAAHVLYGLIYGVQMGVSGNKKDMAVLMTLNNNGQAITLSKKLADKGAVDGAGLAKLMQMEKREYTFAHTLPTGTHAMWLNYWMAAHGINPLKEAKVITVPPPQMVANMRVGNMDGYCVGEPWNHRAIADGIGITAATTQDIWKDHPEKVLGTSAEFVQKYPNTARAMTAAILEASRWIDASLTNKNKMAETIADKAYVNTSVDVINQRIMGRYQNGMGKTWDDPNYMKFFNDGAVNFPYLSDGMWFMTQHKRWGLLKADPDYLAVAKAVNRIDVYKDAAAMAKVAVPKDAMRSSKLMDGSVWDGKNPAAYAASFKIKA; this is translated from the coding sequence ATGTCAATTCAAACACCAAAGAATAAGTCTGAAGATTTCACTACCGTGGAGGCTCACCTTGATAGCACCCAAACTAATCTTCAGCGCCGTCATTTTTTGCAGGGTGCTGCAGTCGTCGCAGGAGCTGGTGTCGTCGGGCTACGTTCAGGTGGTGTCTGGGCCGCCGGTTCGGATAAGCCAGAGAAAGAAGAAGTGCGCATTGGTTTCATACCGCTTACCGATTGCGCCTCGATTGTGATGGCATCGGTGCTTGGTTTTGATAAAAAATATGGCATCAAAATTATTCCGACCAAGGAATCCTCATGGGCCAGTGTGCGCGATAAATTAGTCAATGGTGAACTCGACGCCGCACATGTCTTGTACGGGCTGATCTATGGGGTGCAGATGGGCGTGAGCGGCAATAAGAAAGACATGGCGGTCTTGATGACTCTGAATAATAACGGGCAGGCCATTACCTTGTCGAAGAAACTGGCGGATAAAGGGGCGGTGGATGGTGCGGGCCTGGCCAAGCTGATGCAAATGGAAAAGCGCGAATACACCTTTGCCCATACCCTCCCGACCGGCACGCACGCGATGTGGCTCAATTACTGGATGGCGGCGCATGGTATCAACCCTTTAAAAGAAGCCAAGGTGATCACCGTGCCGCCACCGCAAATGGTCGCCAATATGCGGGTTGGAAATATGGATGGCTACTGCGTCGGTGAGCCTTGGAATCATAGGGCGATTGCCGACGGTATCGGCATCACAGCAGCGACGACGCAAGATATCTGGAAAGATCATCCAGAGAAAGTCTTGGGCACCAGCGCCGAGTTTGTACAGAAGTACCCAAATACGGCACGCGCCATGACAGCCGCAATTCTTGAGGCGAGCCGCTGGATCGACGCTTCCCTGACGAATAAAAACAAGATGGCCGAAACCATCGCCGACAAGGCCTATGTCAACACCTCTGTCGATGTGATCAATCAAAGAATTATGGGGCGCTACCAAAATGGTATGGGCAAGACCTGGGACGATCCTAACTACATGAAATTTTTCAATGACGGTGCGGTGAATTTCCCTTACCTGTCGGACGGCATGTGGTTCATGACTCAGCACAAGCGCTGGGGCTTGCTGAAAGCCGATCCGGATTATCTGGCTGTGGCAAAAGCAGTCAACCGCATCGATGTCTACAAAGATGCGGCGGCAATGGCCAAGGTCGCCGTGCCTAAGGATGCCATGCGCAGTAGCAAACTGATGGATGGCTCGGTCTGGGATGGTAAAAATCCGGCAGCTTATGCTGCCTCGTTCAAGATTAAAGCATAG
- a CDS encoding S41 family peptidase, translating to MLKQAYLPFTALWFALLLSACGGGGGGTSLSSCSGNAAACAASGSAGNGTSTGTALAPSITLANLCQAPRVGGDPFNKNLAYPDKPGSLTTEKQWLRSWIDETYLWYKEVPASLNPDSYANPIAYFDALKTPELTASGKAKDRFHFTYSSAEWDAISQQGVELGYGIRWSRSASGTFPRKRVIATVELGSPADKAGLRRGDQLTTIDSLDYLNSAVAADIAIFNQALFPEKTGELHTFVFERNGSTINAPMVAENVAVAPVQNVKTISTSSGTVGYLTFHEHNANSEKGLVDAITQLKTAGVTDLVLDVRYNGGGLLYVASELAYMIAGPTATAGKVFEQAQFNDKIRPDPATPFFATAIGFSTTQGVPKGSTLPYLGLKRVSLLTSAGTCSASEAIINGLQGIDIEVNLIGAQTCGKPYGFYPTPNCGTTYFAIQFKGVNNKGFGDYSDGIAATCNVADDFTRALGDPTEGQLAAALSYRESKVCPAASVGVNLQAGYATQNLRLVRPAAKEIAIYGSGSLR from the coding sequence ATGTTGAAACAAGCTTATTTACCATTTACTGCGCTGTGGTTCGCGCTACTTTTATCCGCCTGCGGTGGCGGCGGTGGCGGCACTAGTCTTAGCAGTTGTTCTGGCAATGCAGCTGCTTGTGCTGCTAGCGGCAGTGCTGGCAACGGTACTAGCACTGGCACAGCGCTGGCGCCATCGATCACACTGGCGAATCTTTGTCAGGCGCCTAGAGTTGGCGGCGATCCCTTTAATAAAAACCTGGCCTATCCCGATAAACCTGGTAGTTTGACGACAGAAAAACAATGGTTGCGTTCCTGGATAGATGAAACTTATCTCTGGTATAAAGAAGTGCCGGCTAGCTTGAATCCCGATAGTTACGCTAATCCTATTGCTTATTTCGATGCGCTGAAAACGCCTGAGTTGACTGCCTCAGGCAAAGCCAAGGATAGGTTTCACTTTACCTATTCTAGCGCAGAGTGGGATGCGATTTCGCAGCAAGGGGTGGAGCTAGGTTATGGGATACGTTGGTCGCGTAGTGCTAGCGGTACTTTCCCACGCAAACGGGTGATCGCTACCGTTGAACTGGGCTCGCCGGCGGATAAGGCAGGCCTGCGCCGCGGTGATCAATTGACTACCATCGATAGCCTTGATTACCTTAACAGTGCAGTGGCGGCTGATATCGCCATATTTAACCAGGCGCTGTTTCCAGAAAAAACAGGTGAACTCCACACTTTCGTTTTCGAGCGCAATGGCAGCACCATCAATGCGCCAATGGTTGCTGAAAATGTGGCGGTAGCGCCGGTGCAGAATGTGAAAACCATTAGCACTAGCAGTGGCACGGTCGGTTATCTGACATTTCATGAGCACAATGCAAATTCAGAAAAGGGCTTGGTCGACGCGATCACTCAACTAAAAACGGCAGGAGTGACTGATCTGGTGCTTGATGTACGGTATAACGGCGGCGGCCTCTTGTATGTCGCCAGTGAGTTGGCATATATGATAGCCGGACCGACCGCCACCGCCGGTAAGGTCTTTGAGCAAGCCCAGTTTAACGATAAGATCAGACCTGATCCGGCGACGCCCTTTTTCGCGACAGCGATCGGTTTTTCCACCACCCAAGGTGTGCCAAAAGGTTCGACCTTACCCTATTTGGGTTTGAAGCGCGTCAGCCTACTGACCAGTGCTGGCACCTGTTCAGCCAGTGAGGCCATCATCAATGGCTTGCAAGGTATAGACATCGAAGTTAACTTGATCGGTGCTCAGACTTGCGGCAAGCCGTATGGCTTTTATCCCACGCCTAATTGTGGCACCACCTATTTCGCGATTCAGTTTAAAGGCGTCAACAATAAGGGGTTTGGTGACTACTCGGATGGGATAGCCGCCACCTGTAACGTGGCCGATGATTTTACCCGCGCGCTCGGTGATCCGACCGAAGGCCAATTGGCGGCGGCCCTGAGTTATCGCGAGAGTAAAGTTTGCCCAGCAGCCAGCGTGGGTGTCAATTTACAGGCCGGCTATGCCACGCAAAATTTACGCTTGGTACGCCCGGCTGCCAAGGAAATCGCCATTTATGGCAGTGGGAGTTTGCGATGA
- a CDS encoding GNAT family N-acetyltransferase, whose protein sequence is MDVLIREASLEDAPLIAHLTRACWQDKVAASSSGHHESLERVQNDLQLGGGFILLVDEEPAGSVRWQPMEADSNTWEMLRMGVLPAFRGTGLSQHLLEAVIHHAQTTGVDELRLGVRVDQPRLLDLYAAYHFEAAPELEYSHASPNEPAPHVMRRFLR, encoded by the coding sequence ATGGATGTACTGATACGCGAAGCTAGCTTAGAAGATGCGCCTTTGATTGCGCATCTAACCCGCGCTTGCTGGCAAGATAAAGTCGCAGCCAGCTCTAGCGGTCATCACGAAAGTCTGGAGAGAGTACAGAATGATCTGCAACTAGGCGGTGGCTTTATCTTATTAGTCGATGAAGAGCCCGCCGGTTCGGTACGCTGGCAGCCGATGGAGGCCGATAGCAATACCTGGGAAATGCTGCGCATGGGCGTATTACCGGCCTTTCGTGGCACAGGTCTATCGCAACACTTACTCGAAGCGGTGATACACCACGCACAAACCACAGGTGTAGATGAATTGCGTTTAGGCGTAAGGGTGGATCAACCGCGCTTGCTCGATTTATATGCGGCTTATCATTTTGAAGCAGCACCAGAATTAGAATACTCACACGCCAGCCCAAATGAACCGGCACCCCATGTCATGCGCAGGTTTTTAAGATAG
- the ntrB gene encoding nitrate ABC transporter permease translates to MAVPLPAKEKKQARFSVSLKPFFLAILPPMLGVGLLILIWEIIAIKTSSFPSPWVTLQEAIKVFSDPFYQNGPNDQGIGWNIFASLKRVALGFGLAAAVGIPLGFLIGRFKFLSGMFNPIISLLKPVSPLAWLPIGLLVFKSAHPAAIWSIFICSIWPMIINTAIGVQRVPQDYMNVARVLNLSEWKIFTKILFPSVLPYMLTGVRLAIGTAWLVIVAAEMLTGGVGIGFWVWDEWNSLNVPHIIIAIVVIGLVGLILEQILVAVARAFTYDDVPS, encoded by the coding sequence ATGGCAGTACCGCTGCCTGCAAAAGAAAAAAAGCAAGCGCGTTTTTCTGTTTCCTTAAAACCGTTTTTTCTGGCGATTCTGCCACCTATGTTGGGCGTAGGTCTACTGATCTTGATCTGGGAAATTATCGCGATCAAGACCTCCAGTTTTCCCTCTCCCTGGGTTACCTTGCAAGAGGCAATTAAGGTGTTTTCTGATCCGTTTTATCAAAACGGGCCGAACGACCAGGGCATAGGCTGGAACATCTTTGCCTCGCTCAAGCGGGTGGCACTGGGCTTCGGTCTGGCTGCTGCGGTCGGTATCCCCTTGGGCTTTCTGATAGGGCGCTTTAAATTTTTGTCCGGTATGTTCAATCCCATCATCAGCTTACTCAAGCCAGTCTCGCCGCTGGCCTGGTTGCCGATAGGCTTGCTGGTATTTAAGTCGGCACATCCGGCAGCGATCTGGTCGATTTTTATCTGTTCGATCTGGCCCATGATCATCAATACCGCGATCGGCGTGCAGCGCGTGCCGCAAGACTATATGAACGTAGCGCGGGTCTTGAATCTGTCTGAGTGGAAGATATTCACCAAAATCTTATTCCCTTCTGTACTGCCCTACATGCTGACCGGGGTTAGGTTAGCGATTGGTACTGCCTGGTTGGTGATAGTCGCGGCAGAAATGCTGACCGGCGGTGTCGGTATTGGCTTCTGGGTCTGGGATGAATGGAATAGCCTGAACGTCCCGCACATCATCATCGCGATTGTGGTGATAGGTTTGGTCGGCCTGATTTTAGAGCAAATACTGGTGGCCGTGGCCCGTGCTTTTACTTATGACGATGTGCCTAGTTAA
- a CDS encoding DNA-3-methyladenine glycosylase I, whose protein sequence is MPVTRCAWANPANPLYLAYHDDEWGVPCHDELRLFEMLNLEGAQAGLSWETILNKRANYRAAFDDWDAKKIAAYDAAKVAALLCNAGIVRNRLKIAAAITNAQAYLRLCAEVGSLDAYLWAYVGGVPIANHGERIIKTDLSDRISKDLLKRGFKFVGSTIIYAYMQAIGMVQDHADDCDWKQR, encoded by the coding sequence ATGCCAGTCACTCGCTGCGCCTGGGCTAATCCAGCCAATCCACTCTACCTTGCCTATCACGACGATGAATGGGGCGTGCCTTGCCACGACGAGCTGCGCTTGTTCGAGATGCTGAACTTAGAAGGCGCACAGGCCGGATTGAGTTGGGAAACCATACTCAATAAACGCGCCAATTATCGCGCGGCGTTTGATGATTGGGATGCAAAAAAAATCGCCGCCTACGATGCCGCCAAGGTCGCCGCATTATTGTGTAACGCCGGCATCGTGCGCAATCGTCTGAAGATCGCTGCCGCCATCACCAATGCGCAAGCTTACCTGCGTCTCTGCGCAGAAGTCGGCAGTCTGGACGCCTATCTGTGGGCCTATGTGGGCGGCGTGCCTATAGCGAATCACGGCGAGCGCATCATCAAAACAGATTTATCCGACCGCATCTCAAAAGATTTGCTCAAACGCGGCTTCAAGTTTGTCGGCTCCACCATTATCTATGCGTATATGCAGGCGATAGGCATGGTGCAGGATCATGCTGATGACTGCGACTGGAAACAGCGCTGA
- the tsaD gene encoding tRNA (adenosine(37)-N6)-threonylcarbamoyltransferase complex transferase subunit TsaD — protein MIVLGIESSCDETGLALYDTEHGLLAHALHSQIAMHQEYGGVVPELASRDHIRRALPLLTEVLTQAKLDKHQIDAIAYTQGPGLAGALLVGASVACGLALALDKPVIGIHHLEGHLLSPLLASQPPQFPFIALLVSGGHTQLMRVDGVGQYKLLGETLDDAAGEAFDKSAKLLGLTYPGGPAISRLAEFGDPAAYKLPRPMLHSKDLNFSFSGLKTAVLTVVKNHNTDICEQDKANIARGFVDALVDVLVAKSMTALKEQGLKRLVIAGGVGANQQLRTALNAAAAKRRYQVFYPELEFCTDNGAMIAFAGAMRLQQNPALATREYGFNVRPRWPLHELQT, from the coding sequence ATGATAGTTCTCGGTATTGAATCCTCCTGCGATGAAACCGGCTTGGCCTTGTACGACACTGAACACGGCTTGCTGGCGCATGCGCTGCACTCGCAGATCGCCATGCATCAGGAATACGGCGGCGTCGTGCCTGAGCTCGCCTCACGCGACCATATACGGCGCGCCCTGCCCTTATTGACCGAAGTATTAACCCAGGCCAAGCTGGACAAACATCAGATCGACGCCATCGCCTACACCCAAGGCCCGGGGCTGGCCGGTGCCTTGCTGGTCGGGGCCTCGGTAGCCTGCGGCCTGGCGCTGGCATTAGATAAACCGGTCATAGGCATCCATCATCTGGAAGGGCACTTACTGTCCCCCTTGTTAGCGAGCCAGCCACCGCAATTCCCCTTCATCGCCTTACTGGTATCGGGCGGTCATACGCAATTGATGCGTGTGGATGGCGTAGGACAGTACAAATTACTCGGTGAAACGCTAGATGATGCGGCCGGCGAAGCCTTCGATAAATCGGCCAAACTGCTGGGTTTAACTTATCCCGGTGGGCCGGCGATTTCGCGTCTGGCCGAGTTTGGCGACCCCGCGGCGTATAAATTGCCACGTCCTATGTTGCACTCGAAAGACCTCAATTTTAGTTTTTCGGGTCTCAAAACTGCCGTATTAACGGTGGTAAAAAACCATAACACCGACATCTGCGAGCAAGACAAGGCCAATATCGCGCGTGGCTTTGTCGATGCTCTGGTCGACGTGCTGGTCGCCAAATCCATGACGGCACTCAAAGAACAAGGCTTAAAGCGTTTGGTGATCGCCGGTGGCGTCGGTGCCAATCAGCAATTGCGCACCGCCTTAAATGCCGCTGCCGCCAAGCGTCGTTATCAGGTGTTTTACCCCGAGCTGGAATTTTGTACCGACAACGGCGCCATGATCGCCTTTGCCGGTGCCATGCGCCTGCAACAAAATCCTGCGCTGGCAACGCGCGAGTATGGTTTTAATGTCAGACCGCGCTGGCCGCTGCATGAGTTGCAGACTTAG
- a CDS encoding ABC transporter substrate-binding protein — MKNRVESILFFLSCCCISLLAQAETGVNGKTIVLGQSVALSGPAQQLGTEMRDGALAYFDHINAQGGVNGRQIVLKTLDDGYEADRAAANTKQLIEKEGAFALFGYVGTPTSNAAMPLVNKEEIPFFAPFTGAQSLREPFNRNVFHIRASYFEETEKIVDHSTTLSLKRIAVFYQNDAYGKAGLEGVTRALKKRNIEVVGLATVERNSVDVTAAVAKLKLAKPQAVIMISAYTSCAAFIKEMIKDTSAAPVFWNISFVGSQALSKELGKDGRGVMISQVMPAPWEDITAVVKEYKNLYANKPGREVGYVSLEGFIAAKVMVEGLKRAGGGLTRDGLIRALESMNSYNAGGFQVKFSSSNHSASTYVDLSVIGKDGKFMH; from the coding sequence ATGAAAAATCGCGTAGAGAGTATTCTGTTTTTTTTGAGTTGCTGCTGCATCAGTTTGTTGGCCCAGGCCGAAACTGGTGTCAATGGCAAGACTATCGTTTTAGGACAGTCGGTGGCCTTATCTGGTCCGGCGCAGCAATTGGGCACTGAAATGCGCGATGGCGCTTTGGCCTATTTTGATCATATCAATGCGCAAGGTGGTGTCAACGGGCGTCAGATCGTATTGAAAACATTGGACGATGGCTACGAAGCCGATAGAGCCGCCGCCAACACCAAGCAATTGATCGAAAAAGAAGGCGCGTTTGCCTTATTCGGTTACGTAGGCACGCCGACTTCGAATGCTGCCATGCCGCTGGTGAATAAAGAAGAAATTCCTTTCTTTGCACCATTTACCGGTGCGCAATCACTACGTGAGCCTTTTAACCGCAATGTCTTTCATATCCGTGCCAGTTATTTTGAAGAGACAGAAAAAATTGTCGATCATAGTACGACGCTTTCACTCAAGCGCATTGCCGTGTTTTATCAAAACGATGCGTATGGCAAGGCCGGATTGGAAGGCGTCACCCGTGCCCTGAAAAAACGCAATATAGAAGTGGTTGGTCTGGCGACGGTGGAGCGCAATAGCGTCGATGTGACGGCCGCTGTTGCCAAATTAAAGCTAGCAAAGCCGCAAGCGGTGATCATGATCTCTGCCTACACTTCGTGTGCGGCTTTTATTAAGGAAATGATTAAGGATACCAGTGCCGCTCCGGTGTTTTGGAATATCTCCTTTGTCGGCAGCCAGGCGCTCTCGAAAGAGCTGGGAAAAGACGGTCGTGGCGTGATGATTTCACAAGTCATGCCAGCTCCCTGGGAAGACATCACTGCAGTGGTGAAGGAATATAAAAATCTGTATGCAAATAAGCCGGGCCGTGAAGTCGGCTATGTCAGTCTGGAAGGCTTTATCGCCGCCAAGGTGATGGTTGAAGGTTTGAAACGCGCCGGTGGTGGCTTAACGCGGGATGGCTTGATACGCGCGCTGGAATCGATGAATTCTTATAACGCCGGCGGATTTCAGGTGAAGTTTAGTAGCAGTAATCACAGCGCATCGACCTATGTCGATTTGAGCGTGATCGGTAAAGACGGTAAGTTCATGCATTAA
- the metG gene encoding methionine--tRNA ligase, translating into MTRQLFVTTALPYANAPFHLGHIMEYIQADIWVRHQRMSGNEVHFVGADDAHGAPIMIAAEKAGITPQEFVAQIAAGRKQYLDGFHVKFDNWHSTDGIENHQLSQDIYRKLKAAGFITSKTIEQFYDPVKSMFLPDRYIKGECPKCGAKDQYGDSCEVCSAVYSPTEVVKPYSVLTGATPVMKSSEHFFFKLSDEKCVEFLRGWALQDNRLQSEVANKCKEWLEGDGGLGDWDISRDAPYFGIEIPDQPGKYFYVWLDAPVGYLASLKNYFGKIGRDFDAFMADPTTEQIHFIGKDITYFHTLFWPAMLKFSGYKTPDNVYAHGFVTVSGEKMSKSRGTGISPLRYLDIGMNPEWLRYYFAAKLNAKVEDLDMNPEDFVARVNADLIGKYVNIASRAAGFITKRFDGRLGAQDPDAAELIQASLAAVTEVKDLYEAREYSKALRKIMEVADHANQYVAQKAPWLIAKDPARDAELHQVCTTALALFKTLTVMLAPVLPELTRAVATWFNCKIDRWDDALSTLPAGHVIQEYAHLMQRVDIKIFDSLFDAPVPDVAAASVVAKAIAAAATETAVADHSSSNDGIEELAAEIKIDDFAKIDLRIAKIVNCEHVEGSDKLLRLTLDVGEGRTRNVFSGIKSAYQPEQLIGKFTVMVANLAPRKMKFGISEGMVLAASAADEKTNPGLYILEAWPGAQPGMRVR; encoded by the coding sequence ATGACCCGTCAGCTGTTCGTTACTACTGCCCTGCCTTACGCCAACGCCCCCTTCCACCTCGGCCACATCATGGAATATATCCAGGCTGATATCTGGGTCAGGCATCAACGCATGTCGGGTAACGAAGTGCATTTCGTCGGTGCCGATGATGCGCATGGCGCACCTATCATGATTGCGGCCGAAAAAGCCGGCATCACACCGCAAGAATTTGTGGCGCAAATTGCCGCCGGGCGTAAGCAGTATCTCGATGGCTTCCATGTGAAGTTCGATAATTGGCACTCCACCGACGGCATAGAAAACCATCAGCTGTCTCAAGACATCTATCGCAAGCTCAAAGCGGCCGGATTTATCACCAGCAAAACCATAGAACAGTTTTACGACCCGGTAAAGAGCATGTTTTTGCCGGATCGCTACATCAAGGGCGAGTGCCCTAAGTGTGGCGCCAAAGATCAATACGGCGATTCTTGCGAAGTCTGCAGCGCCGTGTATTCACCGACCGAAGTGGTAAAGCCTTACTCGGTGCTGACCGGTGCGACGCCGGTGATGAAATCATCAGAACATTTTTTCTTTAAACTCTCGGATGAAAAATGCGTAGAATTTTTGCGCGGCTGGGCCTTGCAAGACAATCGCCTGCAATCGGAAGTGGCAAATAAATGCAAGGAATGGCTGGAAGGCGACGGCGGTCTGGGCGACTGGGACATCAGCCGCGATGCGCCTTACTTCGGGATAGAGATCCCCGATCAGCCGGGCAAATACTTTTACGTCTGGCTCGATGCGCCGGTCGGCTATCTGGCCTCGCTGAAAAATTATTTCGGTAAGATAGGTCGTGATTTTGACGCCTTCATGGCAGATCCGACCACCGAACAGATACATTTCATCGGCAAGGACATCACCTACTTCCATACTTTATTCTGGCCAGCGATGCTGAAGTTTTCCGGCTACAAGACACCGGACAATGTATATGCACACGGTTTCGTCACGGTCTCGGGCGAAAAAATGTCAAAGTCGCGCGGCACCGGTATCTCGCCGCTACGCTATCTCGACATCGGCATGAACCCGGAATGGCTGCGTTATTACTTTGCCGCTAAGCTCAATGCCAAGGTCGAAGATCTGGACATGAATCCGGAAGATTTCGTAGCGCGCGTGAACGCAGATCTGATCGGTAAATACGTCAACATCGCCAGCCGCGCCGCCGGTTTTATCACCAAGCGTTTCGACGGCCGCCTCGGCGCTCAGGACCCAGATGCGGCTGAACTGATACAAGCTAGTCTGGCTGCCGTGACAGAAGTAAAAGACTTGTATGAAGCGCGCGAATACAGTAAAGCCCTGCGCAAGATTATGGAAGTGGCCGATCACGCGAATCAATATGTGGCACAAAAAGCGCCGTGGCTGATCGCCAAAGATCCAGCCCGCGATGCAGAATTGCATCAGGTCTGCACCACCGCCTTAGCACTCTTCAAAACGCTGACAGTGATGCTGGCACCGGTACTACCAGAATTAACCCGCGCGGTGGCGACTTGGTTCAATTGCAAAATTGATCGTTGGGACGATGCATTGAGCACTTTGCCAGCGGGCCACGTGATCCAGGAATACGCGCATCTGATGCAGCGCGTGGATATCAAAATTTTTGATTCGCTGTTCGATGCCCCAGTGCCGGACGTGGCTGCAGCGAGCGTGGTAGCGAAAGCGATAGCCGCAGCGGCGACCGAAACAGCAGTTGCAGACCATAGCTCATCCAACGACGGGATAGAAGAACTGGCAGCAGAAATCAAGATTGATGACTTCGCCAAGATCGATTTGCGTATCGCCAAGATCGTCAATTGCGAGCACGTAGAAGGCTCAGACAAATTGTTACGCCTGACGCTCGATGTTGGCGAGGGGCGCACCCGCAATGTCTTCTCAGGCATTAAATCGGCGTATCAGCCAGAACAGCTGATCGGTAAATTTACCGTCATGGTGGCTAATCTGGCACCGCGTAAAATGAAATTCGGCATTTCCGAAGGCATGGTTTTAGCCGCCTCGGCCGCGGACGAAAAAACCAATCCTGGTTTATACATACTCGAAGCCTGGCCAGGTGCTCAGCCTGGCATGCGGGTTCGCTAA
- a CDS encoding ANTAR domain-containing response regulator: MKAASLRIVVVNTVIPVENEQESHVQAQLARSRALRIGLLQAGYNIIAVLPGDLYMTERIAQLQPDMIIIDAESDARDVLEHMVLATRDAPRPIVLFTEDSDQSNMAAAMEAGVSAYVVAGLQTERIKPVLDVAMARFNADQKLRSELSDTKAKLAERKTIERAKGLLMERHQLSENDAYQRLRKQAMEKNLKLADLAQRVLDVADLLGA, from the coding sequence ATGAAAGCAGCTAGTTTACGGATCGTGGTCGTGAATACCGTTATCCCGGTCGAAAATGAGCAGGAGAGCCATGTGCAGGCGCAACTGGCACGCTCGCGCGCCTTACGCATAGGCTTGCTGCAGGCTGGCTACAACATCATTGCGGTACTGCCTGGCGATCTCTACATGACCGAGCGCATTGCGCAATTGCAGCCCGACATGATCATCATCGATGCCGAATCGGATGCGCGTGATGTTCTCGAGCACATGGTGTTAGCGACCCGCGATGCACCACGCCCTATCGTTTTGTTCACGGAAGACAGTGATCAAAGCAATATGGCTGCAGCCATGGAGGCAGGGGTCTCGGCCTATGTGGTGGCAGGTTTGCAGACCGAGCGTATCAAACCTGTGCTGGATGTGGCGATGGCGCGTTTTAATGCCGACCAAAAACTGCGTTCCGAATTATCGGATACCAAGGCTAAGTTGGCCGAGCGCAAAACCATAGAGCGCGCCAAGGGTTTGCTGATGGAGCGCCATCAGCTATCAGAAAACGATGCCTACCAAAGGTTACGCAAACAGGCGATGGAAAAAAATCTGAAGTTGGCCGATCTGGCGCAACGGGTGCTGGATGTGGCAGATTTGTTGGGCGCATAG